The following proteins are encoded in a genomic region of Sorangiineae bacterium MSr12523:
- a CDS encoding fatty acyl-AMP ligase yields the protein MESFTLLDHLARTANTHSDKIAYHFLGDGESESARIAFGELDGRVTAVARTLRERYDSGDRALLLYSAGLEFIVAFLGCLRAGVVAVPFYAPRPREGTDKVLAVAAHCGARAVLTTSALRPHLEHRFGRAGASNALDWLETDALPASASPVLLPPTNTELAFLQYTSGSTGSPKGVMVSHANILQNERMIERAFEHSPESIVVGWLPFFHDMGLIGNMLQPLYLGATGIFMSPMAFLQKPVRWLRAISNYRATTSGGPNFAFDLCVEKITPDQCEGLDLRSWSLAFNGAEPVKRDTLERFTRAFEPYGFRRTSFFPCYGLAEATLFVTGGRSHAGTDVVSCGRPEDGLEVAIVDPERHVRCPPGQVGEIWLRGPSVACGYWNEPSPAFSAELFEHDGRTREGPFLRTGDLGFLDDGELYVTGRIKDILIVRGRKYHPHDIERTVEGCHAALKPAASAAFTADGMGRERLVILQEVRKEHVRRFDGREILGNVREAVASQHGLTVDMLILMPPGGVLRTSSGKVRRSACRQGVLDGSLLQSSLATFGRLSGEKALIEGERSCS from the coding sequence ATGGAATCATTCACTCTCCTCGATCATCTCGCGAGGACGGCAAATACGCACTCCGATAAAATCGCCTATCATTTCCTGGGCGACGGAGAATCCGAATCGGCTCGCATCGCATTCGGTGAACTCGACGGGCGTGTAACCGCCGTGGCGAGAACGCTGCGCGAACGATACGACTCGGGAGATCGCGCGTTGCTCCTCTATTCTGCAGGCCTCGAATTCATCGTGGCCTTTCTCGGTTGCCTGCGCGCGGGCGTGGTCGCCGTCCCCTTCTATGCGCCGAGACCGCGCGAGGGAACGGACAAGGTCCTCGCCGTCGCCGCCCATTGCGGCGCCCGCGCCGTGCTTACCACCTCCGCCCTGCGCCCTCATTTGGAGCATCGTTTCGGTCGGGCCGGAGCTTCGAACGCCCTCGATTGGCTGGAAACCGACGCCCTTCCGGCGTCCGCGAGCCCCGTGCTTTTGCCACCCACCAACACGGAATTGGCATTCCTCCAGTACACCTCCGGCTCGACCGGCTCACCGAAGGGCGTCATGGTGAGCCACGCGAACATCCTCCAGAACGAGCGCATGATCGAGCGCGCCTTCGAGCACTCGCCCGAATCCATCGTCGTGGGCTGGCTGCCGTTCTTTCACGACATGGGGCTCATCGGAAATATGCTCCAACCCCTGTATCTGGGGGCTACGGGCATTTTCATGTCGCCCATGGCTTTTCTGCAGAAGCCGGTGCGCTGGCTCCGCGCCATTTCCAACTACCGTGCGACCACCAGCGGCGGACCGAATTTCGCATTCGACCTGTGCGTGGAAAAGATCACCCCCGATCAGTGCGAAGGGCTCGACCTGCGCTCCTGGAGTCTCGCCTTCAACGGGGCGGAGCCGGTCAAACGCGACACCCTCGAGCGCTTCACGCGCGCGTTCGAGCCCTATGGTTTCCGAAGGACATCGTTCTTTCCTTGTTACGGATTGGCCGAGGCGACGCTCTTCGTCACGGGCGGCCGGAGCCACGCAGGTACCGACGTCGTGAGTTGCGGCCGGCCCGAGGATGGCCTCGAGGTGGCCATCGTCGATCCCGAACGCCACGTTCGCTGCCCTCCGGGCCAGGTCGGCGAAATCTGGTTGCGAGGTCCCTCCGTCGCCTGCGGCTATTGGAACGAGCCATCGCCAGCCTTCTCCGCGGAGCTGTTCGAGCACGACGGCCGAACGCGCGAGGGCCCTTTTCTTCGCACGGGCGATCTCGGCTTTCTCGACGATGGTGAGCTTTACGTCACCGGCCGCATCAAAGACATTCTCATCGTGCGCGGGCGCAAATACCATCCGCACGACATCGAACGCACCGTCGAGGGCTGCCACGCCGCGCTCAAACCGGCGGCAAGTGCAGCCTTCACCGCCGATGGAATGGGCCGCGAACGGCTGGTGATCCTACAGGAAGTGCGCAAAGAGCATGTGCGCCGATTCGATGGTCGCGAGATCCTCGGCAACGTTCGCGAGGCCGTCGCTTCCCAACATGGACTGACGGTCGATATGTTGATCCTGATGCCGCCTGGCGGCGTCCTACGGACGTCGAGCGGCAAGGTTCGCCGGAGCGCGTGCCGCCAAGGCGTGCTCGATGGCTCGCTCCTCCAATCGTCGCTCGCCACCTTCGGGCGGCTGTCCGGCGAAAAAGCCCTCATCGAAGGGGAACGTTCATGTTCGTGA
- a CDS encoding fatty acid desaturase — protein sequence MKSIREPDALELDIPGEDPGASAENRAATKFETRAPASRTVDLTFAVIVTFFPPIAFAGALYLHFQGWYRIGFIDIALMLMMWFLSVTGIEVGYHRLFSHCSYKAHPAVRRTLAALGSMGFQGPVIWWASIHRKHHRTSDKPGDPHSMYLFGTGPWALFRGFIHSHVGWIWTGSSIRFRGLERYVSDLYRDEDIFRVHMHYFRWLAAGFIVPAIIGGVVRGSWQGAFLGFLWGGFVRVFFMNHLTYWCTNTVTHSRLGRRAYHTSDRSSNSLLLAIPTLGQTFHNNHHAFPSSAIMGHEWWQIDVGTWILRALERLGWVWDVRVPDERMMAKKRIVERNEEHRT from the coding sequence GTGAAATCCATACGAGAACCCGACGCGCTGGAGTTGGATATTCCGGGCGAAGATCCCGGAGCATCGGCCGAGAACCGCGCCGCCACGAAGTTCGAAACGCGCGCGCCCGCCAGCCGCACCGTGGATCTGACCTTCGCCGTCATCGTCACCTTTTTTCCGCCCATCGCTTTCGCCGGCGCCCTCTATTTGCATTTTCAAGGCTGGTACCGCATTGGATTCATCGACATCGCCTTGATGCTGATGATGTGGTTTTTGAGCGTCACCGGCATCGAAGTTGGCTATCACCGCCTCTTTTCGCATTGCTCGTACAAAGCGCACCCCGCCGTGCGCCGCACCTTGGCTGCATTGGGATCCATGGGCTTCCAGGGCCCGGTCATCTGGTGGGCATCCATCCACCGCAAGCACCACCGCACCAGCGACAAGCCCGGCGATCCCCACTCCATGTACCTCTTTGGGACCGGTCCGTGGGCGCTCTTTCGCGGCTTCATTCACTCCCACGTGGGCTGGATCTGGACCGGATCGAGCATCCGCTTTCGCGGCCTGGAGCGGTACGTGTCGGATCTGTACCGCGACGAGGACATCTTCCGCGTCCACATGCACTATTTCCGTTGGCTCGCGGCGGGCTTCATCGTCCCGGCCATCATCGGCGGGGTGGTGCGCGGCTCGTGGCAAGGCGCCTTTCTCGGGTTTCTCTGGGGCGGATTCGTGCGGGTGTTCTTCATGAATCACTTGACCTATTGGTGCACGAATACGGTCACCCACAGCCGGCTTGGCAGGCGCGCGTACCATACGTCGGATCGGAGCAGCAACAGCTTGCTGCTGGCCATTCCCACCCTCGGGCAAACATTCCACAACAACCATCACGCGTTTCCGAGCTCCGCCATCATGGGCCACGAGTGGTGGCAAATCGATGTCGGCACCTGGATTTTACGCGCCCTCGAGCGCCTTGGATGGGTGTGGGACGTGCGCGTGCCCGACGAACGAATGATGGCCAAAAAGCGCATTGTCGAACGAAACGAGGAACATCGCACATGA
- a CDS encoding acyl carrier protein, which translates to MTKEHIQDWLITAFARVLEIAPEELDTSIPFERYGIDSAFAVQLTGDLEKLLGRSLSPTLLYDYPSIDLLSAHLA; encoded by the coding sequence ATGACCAAAGAACACATTCAGGACTGGCTAATCACCGCGTTCGCGCGCGTGCTCGAAATCGCCCCCGAGGAGCTGGACACGTCCATTCCCTTCGAACGCTATGGCATCGATTCGGCCTTCGCGGTGCAGCTCACCGGCGATCTCGAGAAGCTCCTCGGCCGGAGTCTATCCCCTACCCTGCTGTACGATTATCCAAGCATCGATTTGCTCAGTGCCCACCTCGCGTGA
- a CDS encoding SDR family oxidoreductase produces the protein MATEAMMREPIAIVGLACRFPGASDAGAYWQLLDEGRDAITEIPASRWSIEDLYDPVPGRLGKTSSRFGGFLDDVDRFDATFFGITPREARAMDPQQRLMLEIAWEALEDAGAVASSLSGSRTGVFLGATTWDYNKIANTDVRFMDAHASTGTVLCILANRLSYLLNLRGPSMAVDTACSSSLTAVHLACSSLRSGESHLALAGGINLILSPETSIVLSQARMLSPDGRCKAFDETANGYVRSEGCGILVLKRESDARRDGDRIHALIRGTAINQDGLSNGLSAPNGLAQQDVIRTALENAGVAETEISYVETHGTGTPLGDPIEVAALVAVLGANRPSDRPCGLGSVKTNIGHTEAAAGIAGLIKVVLSMQHGTIPRHIHLTSLNPKVRALMAQTPFYIPTEARPWVSETPRRASVSSFGFGGANAHVVLEESPGEAPRPESVDRSSLLPLSAKDQRALRALAARFAEFLRTTAESLEDICFTAGVRRTHHAHRLAITAGSKVEAAEALDTLAREAETRPALRRPKVVFVFSGQGSQWAGMGRALLQSEPVFREAVERCAAAMEAYFDAPLAELLSRELSEAESLDPARVQPMLFAMQVGLAALWASWGVKPDAVVGHSMGEVAAACVAGSLCLEDAARVICIRSRLVGRTSGKGGMLHVELSRADTETLLAHYEGRLSVAASNGPTTTLVSGDRMALSELQGVLERRDVFARPVKVDYASHSAQMDPIRSELLALLGSVRPRAPEVRFASTTVLGDEVPRLDAAYWWKNLRQPVLFAERVGTLRESGFATYVEISPHPVLTAALQGIVPNGTVVGTLRRQEEPRASMLQTLGALHTRGYPVSFEALSRPAARHASLPSYPWQRERYWLGGDEPRPADTRPAEPAPKSTDACLFEVAWLEDAAQGVPLPRGTWLVVDDGDGEPFCREVRSRGDRCIRVSSNPNEPLDMARLLHEITSPVVAVVFLSGYDCGTVLHGVQAMAGKEWDEPPRLWLVTRGMSDAPTDALAGAIWGMGLTVARELPEFRCTLLDLEHGASSECAYGEIVRGAGEERIALRGGVPHVARLRAFSSGVRDTKAHVRPDATYVLSGGLGSLGLLVAQWLVDRGGRNLVLLGRSAPTEEAERVLSDLRSHGVDVRVAAVDVADADAVQKLFTQWPAALPPVRGVFHLAAALEDGTLLHLSAKHFSGPAFTSKALGAWNLHRATEGMNLDWFVLFSSASSVFGAPGIANYAAANASLDALARMRRTRGLPAVSINWGPWAGQGFAAAKHREDRLAAQGIGSLSPTEALSCLEEILASNASNVIAARFARRPASLRGPLARFVEHLEIGTSTAPVAVDMASIEPAQRLEHLQKLVCARIARSTDIPASRIPMHETFYGLGMDSLLLLELRNGLEADLGLYVPMTILARHPTPESLAQYLLSKIAAAPLRAPDTSGSRIVRAVVRPNARLRLFCFPAAGESAFAFRHWHNALPDWVDVCAIELPGREARAGEAPCASMTELLDDVMAGIEGELDRPFALFGTSLGSLVAYETALRIHREHGIWPKKFFVAAFPPPAVVRQTKSGISEREWLRLLAPDAPERDDALSVLAADVRVGFTWNRTIDPRLGCPITAFEGAHDHITEASLEGWQEYAGGAFARKVLPGGHMFTQTHEREFLSRLREEVENDDIE, from the coding sequence GTGGCAACCGAAGCGATGATGCGCGAGCCGATCGCCATCGTGGGGCTTGCCTGCCGTTTTCCCGGCGCGAGCGATGCCGGGGCGTACTGGCAGCTGCTCGACGAGGGGCGGGATGCCATCACCGAGATTCCAGCATCACGCTGGAGCATCGAGGATCTGTACGATCCCGTCCCGGGAAGACTCGGAAAGACGAGCAGCCGCTTCGGCGGCTTTCTCGACGATGTCGATCGCTTCGACGCCACGTTCTTCGGAATCACGCCGCGCGAAGCTCGCGCCATGGATCCGCAGCAGCGGCTCATGTTGGAGATCGCGTGGGAGGCTCTGGAAGACGCGGGCGCGGTGGCCTCTTCCCTGTCGGGAAGTCGCACCGGTGTTTTTCTGGGGGCCACCACGTGGGATTACAACAAAATTGCCAATACCGACGTGCGGTTCATGGATGCGCATGCCTCCACGGGAACCGTGCTCTGTATTCTGGCCAATCGCTTGTCTTATCTTCTCAACTTGCGCGGGCCCAGCATGGCCGTCGACACGGCATGCTCCTCGTCCCTCACGGCGGTGCATCTCGCGTGCTCCAGCCTGCGGAGTGGGGAAAGCCATCTCGCGCTGGCCGGCGGCATCAATTTGATTCTATCGCCGGAGACGTCCATCGTTTTGTCGCAGGCGCGCATGCTCTCCCCGGATGGGCGCTGCAAGGCTTTCGACGAGACGGCCAATGGATACGTTCGCAGCGAGGGGTGCGGTATCCTCGTTCTGAAACGCGAATCGGACGCGCGCCGAGACGGCGACCGCATTCACGCGCTCATCCGCGGGACGGCCATCAATCAAGATGGATTGAGCAATGGCCTTTCGGCGCCCAATGGACTCGCCCAGCAGGACGTGATCCGCACGGCCCTCGAGAATGCCGGCGTGGCCGAAACCGAGATTAGCTACGTCGAAACGCACGGCACGGGCACCCCGCTCGGAGATCCCATCGAGGTGGCCGCCCTCGTGGCGGTGCTCGGCGCGAACCGGCCTTCGGATCGGCCGTGTGGGCTCGGATCCGTGAAGACGAACATCGGACACACCGAGGCGGCGGCGGGAATCGCGGGGCTCATCAAGGTCGTGCTGTCCATGCAACATGGCACGATACCGCGGCATATCCATCTTACGTCGCTCAATCCCAAGGTGCGCGCCCTCATGGCGCAAACGCCTTTTTACATTCCGACGGAGGCGAGACCGTGGGTCTCGGAAACGCCGCGCCGGGCCTCCGTCAGCTCCTTTGGATTTGGCGGGGCGAATGCGCACGTCGTTCTCGAGGAGAGCCCCGGCGAGGCTCCACGCCCCGAATCCGTCGACCGTTCGTCGCTTTTGCCGCTATCGGCCAAAGATCAGCGTGCTCTTCGCGCCCTCGCTGCGCGTTTCGCGGAGTTTTTGCGAACCACAGCAGAATCGCTCGAGGATATTTGCTTTACCGCCGGCGTTCGCCGAACCCACCATGCCCACCGGCTGGCCATCACCGCGGGCTCGAAGGTGGAGGCGGCGGAGGCGCTCGATACCCTCGCCCGAGAGGCGGAAACGCGCCCCGCTTTGCGACGCCCGAAGGTCGTATTCGTCTTTTCCGGCCAGGGGTCGCAATGGGCCGGCATGGGCCGGGCCTTGCTGCAGAGCGAACCCGTTTTTCGAGAGGCCGTCGAACGCTGCGCGGCGGCGATGGAGGCGTACTTCGATGCACCGCTCGCGGAGCTTTTGTCACGCGAACTCTCCGAAGCGGAGTCGCTCGATCCGGCGCGGGTGCAACCGATGCTCTTTGCCATGCAGGTAGGGCTCGCCGCGCTTTGGGCGTCGTGGGGGGTGAAGCCCGATGCCGTCGTGGGGCATAGCATGGGCGAGGTGGCGGCCGCATGCGTCGCAGGATCCCTCTGCCTCGAAGATGCCGCGCGCGTGATCTGCATTCGCAGCCGCCTCGTCGGGCGAACCTCGGGCAAAGGTGGAATGCTCCATGTGGAGCTTTCGCGTGCGGACACGGAAACGCTGCTCGCGCACTACGAGGGGCGCCTCTCGGTGGCTGCGAGCAATGGGCCCACCACGACGCTCGTCTCCGGAGATCGCATGGCGCTGTCCGAGCTTCAGGGGGTGCTGGAACGGCGCGACGTGTTCGCCCGACCCGTGAAAGTGGATTACGCATCGCACAGTGCGCAAATGGATCCCATTCGGTCCGAATTGCTCGCACTCCTCGGGAGCGTGCGTCCGCGTGCCCCGGAGGTGCGTTTCGCGTCGACCACCGTGCTCGGCGACGAGGTTCCCCGGCTCGATGCGGCCTATTGGTGGAAGAATTTGCGGCAGCCGGTTCTCTTCGCCGAACGCGTGGGCACGCTGCGCGAAAGCGGATTTGCGACCTACGTCGAAATAAGCCCGCACCCGGTTTTGACCGCCGCACTCCAGGGGATCGTTCCCAATGGCACGGTCGTCGGCACCCTGCGACGCCAGGAGGAACCGCGGGCGTCCATGCTGCAAACGCTGGGGGCGCTGCACACACGCGGATATCCGGTGTCGTTCGAAGCGCTGTCGCGGCCTGCGGCCCGCCACGCCTCGCTGCCAAGCTATCCATGGCAACGGGAGCGGTATTGGCTGGGCGGCGACGAGCCTCGCCCGGCCGATACCCGCCCCGCGGAGCCAGCTCCCAAGTCGACCGATGCATGCTTGTTCGAGGTGGCCTGGCTCGAAGACGCGGCTCAGGGTGTTCCGCTTCCGCGCGGCACATGGCTCGTTGTCGACGACGGCGACGGCGAACCCTTTTGCCGCGAGGTGCGCTCCCGCGGCGATCGGTGCATTCGCGTCAGCTCGAATCCCAACGAGCCGCTCGACATGGCGCGGTTGCTCCACGAGATCACCTCCCCCGTCGTGGCCGTCGTTTTCTTGTCCGGTTACGACTGTGGAACCGTCCTCCATGGAGTCCAGGCCATGGCAGGCAAGGAATGGGACGAACCGCCGCGCCTTTGGCTCGTCACGCGAGGCATGTCCGACGCGCCAACCGACGCTTTGGCGGGCGCGATCTGGGGCATGGGCCTCACCGTCGCACGCGAGCTGCCCGAATTTCGATGCACGCTTCTCGATTTGGAGCACGGCGCCAGCTCGGAGTGCGCATACGGCGAAATCGTCCGCGGGGCTGGCGAGGAGCGGATTGCCCTTCGCGGTGGCGTGCCACACGTCGCGCGGCTACGTGCTTTTTCCTCGGGCGTGCGCGACACGAAAGCACATGTTCGACCCGACGCGACGTATGTCCTGTCGGGAGGTCTGGGGAGCCTTGGACTTCTCGTGGCCCAGTGGCTCGTCGACCGCGGTGGACGGAATCTCGTTTTGCTCGGGCGCAGCGCGCCCACCGAGGAAGCAGAACGCGTCCTTTCCGATTTGCGATCCCACGGGGTGGACGTTCGCGTGGCCGCGGTCGATGTCGCCGATGCGGACGCCGTCCAAAAGCTGTTTACCCAATGGCCTGCCGCGCTGCCGCCCGTGCGCGGCGTCTTTCATCTCGCGGCCGCGCTGGAAGACGGCACACTGCTCCATTTGAGCGCGAAGCACTTCTCCGGGCCGGCGTTCACGTCGAAAGCCCTTGGCGCCTGGAATCTGCACCGAGCGACGGAAGGCATGAACCTCGACTGGTTCGTCCTGTTCTCGTCCGCGTCGAGCGTCTTCGGCGCACCCGGCATTGCCAATTACGCCGCTGCCAATGCATCCCTCGACGCACTGGCCCGCATGCGCCGGACTCGCGGATTGCCCGCCGTCAGCATCAATTGGGGTCCGTGGGCGGGCCAAGGCTTCGCGGCGGCCAAACATCGCGAAGACCGGCTCGCGGCACAGGGCATCGGCAGCCTCTCCCCGACGGAGGCGCTCTCCTGCCTCGAGGAGATTCTCGCCTCGAATGCGTCGAACGTCATCGCCGCACGTTTCGCGCGCCGGCCGGCCTCCCTTCGCGGCCCGTTGGCACGTTTCGTCGAACACCTCGAGATCGGAACCAGCACGGCGCCCGTCGCCGTGGACATGGCCAGCATCGAGCCCGCGCAGCGCCTCGAGCATCTTCAAAAACTGGTTTGCGCGCGCATCGCCCGCTCGACCGACATTCCGGCCTCCCGCATTCCCATGCACGAAACCTTTTACGGGCTGGGCATGGATTCCCTCCTGCTGCTCGAACTTCGCAATGGTCTCGAGGCCGACCTCGGTCTGTACGTGCCCATGACCATTCTCGCGCGCCATCCGACCCCGGAATCGCTGGCCCAGTATCTTTTATCGAAAATTGCCGCCGCGCCCCTTCGTGCGCCCGACACCTCGGGATCGCGAATCGTTCGCGCCGTGGTCCGGCCGAATGCGAGGCTTCGGCTCTTTTGTTTCCCCGCGGCAGGCGAAAGTGCGTTTGCCTTTCGACATTGGCACAACGCACTACCGGATTGGGTCGACGTCTGCGCCATCGAGCTACCCGGGCGCGAAGCCCGCGCGGGCGAAGCTCCGTGCGCATCCATGACCGAGTTGCTCGACGATGTGATGGCCGGCATCGAAGGCGAGCTGGATCGCCCCTTCGCGCTCTTCGGTACCAGCTTGGGCTCGCTCGTCGCTTACGAAACCGCATTGCGCATTCACCGCGAACACGGCATCTGGCCAAAGAAGTTCTTCGTGGCAGCGTTTCCTCCGCCCGCCGTCGTCCGACAGACGAAATCCGGAATTTCGGAACGAGAATGGCTACGACTGTTGGCGCCGGACGCTCCCGAGCGCGACGATGCCCTCTCCGTACTCGCGGCCGACGTCCGTGTGGGCTTCACCTGGAATCGCACGATCGATCCGCGACTTGGCTGCCCGATCACGGCATTCGAGGGTGCGCACGATCACATCACGGAAGCATCCCTGGAGGGCTGGCAAGAGTATGCCGGCGGCGCGTTCGCCCGGAAGGTGCTGCCCGGAGGGCACATGTTCACGCAAACCCACGAGCGCGAATTTCTATCGAGGCTGCGGGAAGAGGTCGAAAACGATGACATCGAATGA
- a CDS encoding cyclopropane-fatty-acyl-phospholipid synthase family protein: protein MNASTQVSGQASGASPEAIRYHYDVGNDFYRLWLDANMVYSGAMWGPDDDLEAAQLRKIDYHIWEAGAPGSANVLDIGCGWGALLRRLVGEHGVARAVGLTLSDAQAEWARARSDGRVDVRVESWADHVPAAPYDAIISIGAFEHFARLESSEEEKIDNYRAFFQQCQRWLRPNGRMSLQTFAYGNTRSRREATASPSTQFLANEIFPETDPPRLANIAEATEGSFEVVSLRNDRKDYARTCRVWLDNLRTRRDDLVALVGEEKVARYERYLQYSFYGFETGNLGLFRITLRRIEPKWQPKR, encoded by the coding sequence ATGAATGCATCGACTCAAGTCTCGGGTCAGGCCTCGGGCGCTTCGCCCGAAGCGATTCGGTATCACTACGACGTCGGCAATGACTTCTATCGTCTTTGGCTCGACGCCAACATGGTTTATTCCGGCGCCATGTGGGGCCCCGATGACGATCTGGAGGCCGCCCAGCTCCGAAAGATCGATTACCACATTTGGGAAGCGGGTGCGCCTGGCTCGGCCAACGTGCTCGACATCGGGTGCGGTTGGGGAGCGCTGCTCCGGCGGCTCGTGGGAGAACACGGTGTTGCGCGCGCGGTGGGCCTCACCTTGAGTGATGCGCAGGCCGAATGGGCCCGCGCGCGCAGCGACGGGCGCGTCGACGTGCGCGTCGAGAGCTGGGCGGACCACGTTCCCGCGGCTCCGTACGACGCGATCATTTCCATCGGCGCGTTCGAGCACTTCGCGCGCTTGGAGTCGAGCGAAGAGGAAAAGATCGACAACTACCGTGCTTTTTTCCAGCAATGTCAGCGCTGGCTTCGCCCAAATGGGCGCATGTCGTTGCAGACGTTCGCCTACGGCAATACGCGCTCCCGCCGCGAAGCCACCGCCTCGCCGTCGACGCAATTTCTGGCAAACGAGATCTTCCCGGAGACGGATCCTCCGCGCTTGGCCAACATCGCCGAGGCCACGGAGGGCAGTTTCGAGGTCGTCTCGCTGCGCAATGACCGAAAGGACTACGCACGGACCTGCCGCGTGTGGCTCGACAACCTGCGCACACGGCGCGACGATCTGGTCGCCCTCGTGGGCGAGGAGAAGGTCGCGCGGTACGAACGCTATTTGCAGTACTCGTTTTACGGCTTCGAGACGGGAAATCTGGGGCTCTTTCGAATCACCTTGCGGCGCATCGAGCCGAAGTGGCAACCGAAGCGATGA
- a CDS encoding methyltransferase domain-containing protein: MTSNDYFGIDTPEGIEGRRLARLEAVSDPITVSRLTRLGVAPGWRCLEVGAGGGSIARWLADRVGPEGSVVATDLDMRFLAHADLGPVEVRRHDILTDPLETDAFDLVHARALLMNLPDPQLALRRLAAAVKPGGILFVEDADWSSLSSLDPTIESEFHRLSHAGFQALRAARISDGYFGRRLLGLVESIGFEHVEGDGIVRMGRGGADPWGQFQSMNLQLPIATSLVSKGIMTQADLDWLRATYANPEFSFLGFTLFGAWARKPA; the protein is encoded by the coding sequence ATGACATCGAATGATTATTTTGGAATCGACACCCCCGAAGGCATCGAGGGGCGCCGGCTCGCACGATTGGAAGCCGTTTCCGACCCCATCACGGTCAGCCGGCTCACGCGACTGGGTGTAGCGCCAGGGTGGCGCTGCCTCGAAGTCGGCGCCGGAGGTGGCTCGATCGCGCGATGGCTCGCTGACCGTGTCGGCCCCGAAGGGAGCGTGGTCGCCACCGATCTGGACATGCGCTTTCTGGCGCACGCGGACCTCGGCCCCGTCGAAGTCCGCCGGCACGACATTCTCACGGATCCCCTGGAGACGGACGCGTTCGATCTGGTTCACGCGCGCGCTCTTTTGATGAACCTGCCCGACCCCCAACTGGCGCTTCGTCGCCTTGCCGCGGCCGTGAAACCGGGTGGCATCCTGTTCGTCGAGGACGCCGATTGGAGCTCGCTGTCGTCGCTCGATCCCACCATCGAATCGGAGTTCCATCGATTGAGCCATGCAGGCTTTCAGGCGCTCCGCGCGGCGCGCATTTCCGATGGATACTTCGGCCGGCGGCTGCTCGGGCTCGTCGAAAGCATCGGTTTCGAGCACGTGGAGGGGGACGGCATCGTCCGAATGGGACGGGGCGGCGCAGATCCGTGGGGGCAGTTTCAAAGCATGAATTTGCAACTTCCGATCGCCACCAGCCTCGTATCCAAAGGAATCATGACGCAGGCCGATCTCGATTGGCTCCGCGCCACCTATGCCAATCCCGAATTTTCGTTCCTCGGCTTTACGCTCTTCGGCGCCTGGGCGCGCAAGCCGGCATGA